The Bacteroidales bacterium DNA window GGCTATCCTGGAACAGGCTGCAATGTCGGTGATATCCATCGTGGGATTGGCAGGGGTTTCGATATAGAGCACCCTGGTATTGGGTTTTATGGCTGCTTTTATAAGATCCAGGTTCGATGTGTTGATAAAGGTCATTTCAACACCAAAGCGCGAATAGTCCTTTTCCAGAACACCTCTGACCGGACCGTAAACGGCACCGGTGCTGACAATATGGCTTCCGGCTCCGAGCAGGGCCATAAAGACGCAATTAATGGCTCCCATTCCCGAGCTGGTGGCAATGCCGTCATAGCCGTTCTCCAGTTCGGCGATGTTACGTTCAAAAGCCCGGATCGTGGGATTGGCAATCCGTGTATAGATATAACCATCGCTTTTTCCCGAAAAACAATCGGCCCCGTGCTGGGCATTTTTAAATTGAAAGGTTGATGTCTGGTAAATGGGTACGGTGGCACTACCGAATTCATCTTCAAATGCCCCGGCATGAATTAGTTTGGTATTGAACCCTTTGTCTTTTGTCTTCATAAACAGTATCGTTAATTAATAATCTGTAATAAGAGTGATGCAATATAAAACCGGCTGTCGCCTCATATGAGGCCTTTTTCTTTCAAAATAGAAGCCATGATTACCGTATTGGATTCATTTAAGCCAGTCATCGGGGGACGTAAGGCTCCGCCGATGAGTCCCATGAGCTCCAATGCTTTTTTTGCCCCCATCGGATTGGTTTCAAACCTGCAGGCCTCAAACAAAGGATAATACTCCGTATGGAGCTCTGTTGCCTTTTCATGGTTCCCCTCCAGCGCATGGTGGATCATTTGGGCCATGACATCAGGAACAATATTACCGGCGACAGAAAAGCTGCCAGCTCCCCCAAAGGCGACCAGCGGGTAGGCAGTGGTATCTTTGCCTGTGAATACCAGAAAATCGTCATTTCGGGTCAGATATACAATCTTGGCCAGATGATCGATCATCTTATTCCCATCCTTTGTTCCTACGATATTGGGATGTTTGGCAAGCTGCGCTGTCATTTCAGGAGTAAGTTCCACGCCTGTGCGATTTTTTGAATTATGTAAAATAACAGGGATGGGTGAGGCATCTGCCAGTTGTTCGAAATACTTAAGCAGCGCATAGGCTGTGGGCAATACGAGAAACGGGGAATAAGCAACTGCATAATCCGCACCTGTATCTGCATACATTTTTGCCCGATCGATGGATTGGCGGGTTCCAGGAAGACTGATATCCGGCATGACCGGTATTTTTCCATTGACTTCCTCCACAACAATTTTCAGTACCTGTTTAACCTCATCGTCAGTCAGCAGGGGATTTTCTCCTGTGACGCCCAGCGGAGCAATGCCATCGATATCCGAATTGACTTGCCGCTGCACGAGCTGACGAAGGGTTTTTTCGTCGATGGAATAATCACTTTTAAAGGGAGTGATCAATAATGTAAAAGCACCTTTTTTCATTTTATTTTTTAATTAATGGTATTAATAATTCTGAATTTTTGTTCCCGAATCGTATTTGTTCTGTTCAGGTTTGAGTTTTGTTTTCCTTAGGAGGTGCAAGCCAGTATGTTTCCTTATGGGGACATACTGGCTTGCACAGATCCTATCTTTTATACTGTGATGAAACGATAACCTGAACTATGAATGAATCACTTTCCATATATTTCTGATTTCCCGGCTTACAACAGAGTCAGGGGCCCATTCGATCATGCTTTTACAATTTACCATGGCATCAACTACCTGTGGATCAAAGGGGAGGTTCCCTGCTACCACCACCTTTTTGCTTTTGCAATACTGGTTGATCCTGGTACAAATATCCGGATTTATGTCGTATTTATTGATCACCACCCAGGCCCTCAGCTTGAATTTTCCGGCGATGCCCAGCGTCCGTTCCAGGTCGTGCAGTGCCGAAAGGGTTGGTTCGGTGACAATTACTACCGCATCCACTCCGGTTATCGTGGAAATGACCGGGCAACCGATTCCGGGCGGTCCGTCAAGCAGAATGGTTTCGATCGAATGGTGTTTGGCTGCCTGTTTTGCCCGGTCGCGTAGCTCGTTTACCATTTTACCCGAGTTTTCCTCACCGGGAGCCAGCCGTCCGTAGACCATGATGCCATTTCGGAACTCTCCGGCATACATACGGCTTTGATCGTTTTTAACCATGGTAATGGCATGTTCGGGGCAGATGCGCGAGCATAGGAAGCATCCATCGCAGTACGTATCCGAAATTTTAACGCTCCCCTGGATGACCGAGATGGCATCGAAGCGACAGTATTGGAGGCAGAGGCCACAATGGGTGCACACATCATAGTCGATGACCGCTTTTTGACTGCCCACGTATTCGCGGACTTCCTCATGCAGGGGATTGAACAGGATGTAAAGATTGGCCGCGTCAACATCGCAGTCGACCAGCACCAATCGTTCGCTGAGGGTTGCAAAAGAAGCAACCAGGCTTGATTTTCCCGTTCCTCCCTTACCACTGATGACCGCTATTTCCATAATGTGCTTTTATATGATCCACCACATCAAGCAACTGATCCTGCCATTCACTCTTCGTTTGGGCCACCAGTTTCCCTGAAGAATAAAGACGTGCAATTTTTTCATCATAGGGGATTTCGAGCAGCAGGGGGATGTCCTCATGCTGAAGATAATCATATACGTCCCGGTTTCCAATCCCAGCACGGTTGACAATGACACCGAAGGTTTTGTTCATCGTCCGAAGGGTTTCCACGGATTGTTTCAGGTCGCTCAAGCCAAAAGGGGTAGGTTCAGTGACCAGGAGGACGAAGTCGGCTTTTACCACCGTTTGAATGAACGGGCAGGATGTGCCGGGAGGTGCATCCATAATGGTGATTTGATTGGAACGGCTTTCCTTCAGTGCTGCCTTAATTACGGGAACCGGCGAAAATACACCAATGTCCGTGCGCCCTTCCACCAGCCTTGCCAGGGAATTGATCTGATAGCAAGTGATGGTTCCCAGCGAAACGTCTTTTTCGATGATGGCTTCATCCTGGCAGGCCACCATGCAGGCTCCACAGCCGTGACAGAGGTCTTCGATGACCCGGATGACGTTCATGGGAGGCAGGATAAAAATGGCATTGTAGACGCAGTACGCGTGGCATCTGCCACAGAATGTGCACCTGTCTGTGTCGATGACCGGTATTTTCTGGGTGACAGGCACAGATTTAATCAGGTCACCCTGAAAAAACAGTTTTGCATTGGGTTCCTCTGCATCGCAGTCAATCAACGTAACCGGCACCCCTTTACTATAAAGGGAATGGAACAGGTTGGTCGCGATCAACGTTTTTCCGGTACCCCCTTTCCCGCTGGCAATCGCAATTTTAATGTGTGCCGTATTAGTCATAACTGAGTCTCATCTGCTCATCGGTCAGCGTATCCCGGATGGCCTCCTTCCAGAATTTGTTTTCCCAGGTGCGCAACTTGCTGTGCGTAAGGAAATATTTCTGCGGGATGGGATGGGTTCCGTAGATGACCTTTAATCCATATTTTTCGTTGATGAATTTTTTAAAATGTTCGATGCGGGGACAGGGTGGATAACCTACCAGCAAACCAGTGGCGAGATGAACATGGGTCACCCCGTTTTTTTTCATCTCCGCGGGTGCATACTCAATGTTTCCACCGGGGCATCCTCCACAGGTTGTATAGGCTGCAATCTCTGCCTCCTGGTCCTTATAGATGGAAAAGGCTCCCTCCCGGTCGCGAAATGCCCTGAAGCATTTTCCGCCGGCGCATGTGTGATAGCGATCACAAATGATGATCCCGATTTTGATTTTTTCCATGGTATTGATGTAGTTTAGTCTCCGTGATTGCCATGTTCGTGATGAGGGCCGTGATCGCAATAATTGGCACTCAGGCGTAACTTATTGGCCAGGAAGTCCTCAACAAGTTCCCTGGCTGGTTTGATGGGGGCACCTACGAATGCATTGATCTTCTGCTGATTGAAAAGCATGATCGCCTGTTGCCCCATGCCTCCGGCGATGACATCGGTGACCCCGAACTGCGCTATCCATCGTGGATAGAGACCCGGTACATGCTCAGGGGGAATGACCTCCTTCACTTCCGTTATGCTATCGTTTTCAACATTCACGATCGCAAATGTTTCACAATGTCCGAAATGGGCGCATAACACCCCACTTTCCAATGGAATGGCTATTCGTTTATTCATATCATTCGTTTTTTTAATCCATTAATTTCCGCCCCTGGAACGATTCTGTCTTCCCATACCGCGTCCTCTTCCACCCTTTCCGCGTCCCTGTCCCAACCCTTTTCCTGCAGGATTTTCAGGAAGATCTTCATCCTTTTTGATTTCGTCGTCGGATGTGGTTTGTTTTTTCCGGCCCTTGCCATAATTCGTGCAACGGCCCATTTTGCGGCCTGACATGGGACCCTGCCCTTCAGGACCTGTACGATCAAAACCTGGCATAATAACCTCCTTTTTAATGATTTAACATTTCGATGATCCCATCGATGGTTTTTCCCGGATCTTTCATAACGATCATCTGTATTTTCAGGCTGTCCAGCAATGGTTTGATTTTCATTCCAAACTCTCCTGAGATGACCTTACTGACATTGCGTGATGCAATGAGCTGAACGGATGCCGGCCCCGCTCCATTTTCCACCTCAAGGTTGGGGTTTGGAATGAATTCCATGGCCTTGGTTTCCGTATCGTAAACAACAAAGTAAGCGCAGCGGCCAAACCGCTGATCAATGAATGAATCCAGGGAATTTCCCTGTGATGTGATGGCAACTTTCATATTATTCGTGTTTATAGGTTCTGCAATTCTGGGCGCTATTTCTTTTCATCGGCGCGCCACACTTCGGACAAATCTGCTGGTTGCAGGGCATCCCCGGAATATGCTCCTGCAGATGTCCGCATCCGGGACAGATGCAATGATCCCAACCCTGGTCCGGGTCAGCATCCATCAAAGGTTCCTCCCATTCATAACCTGCAAACTCCCGGCTGCCGCACAGGGGACAGCGCTCCACTTTTGTCATTCGTTCAGGATGATTGAAATGGCAGCAGCACTGATTACACTGGTACCAATCACTATCAAAATAGACCTTTCCTCCTTCAATGGTGATCGGCCTTCCCTCAACAAATGCCCTGGCAATTTTTTCGCGTGCCGATGCATAGATCCGTGTGTAGGTCGGGCGGGAAATTCCCATGACAAGTGAAGCATGATGATGATTGTCTCCATCATAGTCACACAATCGTAACGCTTCGTACTCCTCATATAACAGGTAAACCGGCTCAGGCTTCCTGTTACCCGTTTCAGGGCCATAGGGTTTAAAGCCCTTGATTATCGGGGGATTTACTACTTTTCTTATGCGTTTGAGCCTTGGTGACATGACTTAATGAGCAATAGTTCGCTACAAATATAACGAACATTTGCTCACTAATTATTTTTTTTTTAATTCGGAAGAAAAATTCAGGGTGCCATCTTAAAATAGGCCTTCCGGAACCAGAAGGCCACATTCACCAGCGCAATCATAACAGGCACCTCCACCAGGGGACCAATAACTGCTGCAAAG harbors:
- the dapA gene encoding 4-hydroxy-tetrahydrodipicolinate synthase is translated as MKKGAFTLLITPFKSDYSIDEKTLRQLVQRQVNSDIDGIAPLGVTGENPLLTDDEVKQVLKIVVEEVNGKIPVMPDISLPGTRQSIDRAKMYADTGADYAVAYSPFLVLPTAYALLKYFEQLADASPIPVILHNSKNRTGVELTPEMTAQLAKHPNIVGTKDGNKMIDHLAKIVYLTRNDDFLVFTGKDTTAYPLVAFGGAGSFSVAGNIVPDVMAQMIHHALEGNHEKATELHTEYYPLFEACRFETNPMGAKKALELMGLIGGALRPPMTGLNESNTVIMASILKEKGLI
- a CDS encoding ATP-binding protein, with the protein product MEIAVISGKGGTGKSSLVASFATLSERLVLVDCDVDAANLYILFNPLHEEVREYVGSQKAVIDYDVCTHCGLCLQYCRFDAISVIQGSVKISDTYCDGCFLCSRICPEHAITMVKNDQSRMYAGEFRNGIMVYGRLAPGEENSGKMVNELRDRAKQAAKHHSIETILLDGPPGIGCPVISTITGVDAVVIVTEPTLSALHDLERTLGIAGKFKLRAWVVINKYDINPDICTRINQYCKSKKVVVAGNLPFDPQVVDAMVNCKSMIEWAPDSVVSREIRNIWKVIHS
- a CDS encoding ATP-binding protein — translated: MTNTAHIKIAIASGKGGTGKTLIATNLFHSLYSKGVPVTLIDCDAEEPNAKLFFQGDLIKSVPVTQKIPVIDTDRCTFCGRCHAYCVYNAIFILPPMNVIRVIEDLCHGCGACMVACQDEAIIEKDVSLGTITCYQINSLARLVEGRTDIGVFSPVPVIKAALKESRSNQITIMDAPPGTSCPFIQTVVKADFVLLVTEPTPFGLSDLKQSVETLRTMNKTFGVIVNRAGIGNRDVYDYLQHEDIPLLLEIPYDEKIARLYSSGKLVAQTKSEWQDQLLDVVDHIKAHYGNSGHQW
- a CDS encoding CGGC domain-containing protein; translated protein: MEKIKIGIIICDRYHTCAGGKCFRAFRDREGAFSIYKDQEAEIAAYTTCGGCPGGNIEYAPAEMKKNGVTHVHLATGLLVGYPPCPRIEHFKKFINEKYGLKVIYGTHPIPQKYFLTHSKLRTWENKFWKEAIRDTLTDEQMRLSYD
- a CDS encoding NifB/NifX family molybdenum-iron cluster-binding protein → MNKRIAIPLESGVLCAHFGHCETFAIVNVENDSITEVKEVIPPEHVPGLYPRWIAQFGVTDVIAGGMGQQAIMLFNQQKINAFVGAPIKPARELVEDFLANKLRLSANYCDHGPHHEHGNHGD
- a CDS encoding DUF5320 domain-containing protein; this encodes MPGFDRTGPEGQGPMSGRKMGRCTNYGKGRKKQTTSDDEIKKDEDLPENPAGKGLGQGRGKGGRGRGMGRQNRSRGGN
- a CDS encoding NifB/NifX family molybdenum-iron cluster-binding protein, translated to MKVAITSQGNSLDSFIDQRFGRCAYFVVYDTETKAMEFIPNPNLEVENGAGPASVQLIASRNVSKVISGEFGMKIKPLLDSLKIQMIVMKDPGKTIDGIIEMLNH
- a CDS encoding DUF134 domain-containing protein, whose protein sequence is MSPRLKRIRKVVNPPIIKGFKPYGPETGNRKPEPVYLLYEEYEALRLCDYDGDNHHHASLVMGISRPTYTRIYASAREKIARAFVEGRPITIEGGKVYFDSDWYQCNQCCCHFNHPERMTKVERCPLCGSREFAGYEWEEPLMDADPDQGWDHCICPGCGHLQEHIPGMPCNQQICPKCGAPMKRNSAQNCRTYKHE